The sequence GTTGAATTTATTAATAAAAAAAGATTTGGGTGGAAAGCTCACAAAGAATCAGTTTGGATTAATGGAAAAGAGTATGATAACGTAATCTTCACTCATTTATTTAGAGATCACAATATTTTAAGACCGGCCTGCTATGAATGTCCATATAAATCAATAGAGCATCCTGGGGACATTACAATCGGTGATGCGTGGGGGATAGACAAAGTCAATCCCGAGTTTAATGATAATAAAGGTGTTTCGTTGGTATTGATTAATTCAGATAAGGGAAAGTGTCTTTTGCAAAAAACATATAATGACATAGATAAAATTGAGATAAATGTGTGTGACTATATTCAAACTCCGTTAATTCGTCCATACGAAAAACCGTGTACCAGAGAAAAGTTTTGGAAGCAGTATAAAAATAAGGGCTTCTCATATATTGTATCAAATTATGTTGAACTAAGTTGGCAAAAAAAAATTATTCGTAAATTTTTGAAATATACAACGAGGAAAAAATATGAATGAAAAGAGTATAGTTAACAACCACAATCAGAGGAAAAAGAAAATTCCGAATTTATATACTAAAAAAAGCGATTGCTGCGGATGTTCTGCTTGCTATGCGATTTGTCCAGTGCAAGCTATACATATGGAATTTGATGGTGAAGGATTTTTGTATCCTTTAATCGATGAGCATAAATGTATTGGATGCTATCAATGTCTTAAAGTTTGTGCTTATAAAAAAGATAAAAAAGCTAAATTTAAGAGGGGTTTAGATGAATAAAGATGGTATTAAAAAGAACTACATTTACAATTTGACTTATCAAATACTTAATCTTATTTTGCCGTTAGTTACAACACCTTACATTTCAAAAGTATTAGGCCCAGGTAATATTGGTATTTATAGTTATACTTACTCATTTGTATCCACATTTGTTATGGTTGGATCCTTAGGTATTGCAACATACGGACAGCGTGAAATAGCATCTGTTAATGACGACAAGGAAGAGTATTCTCATAGATTTTGGGAAATACAAGTGGTAAAAATGTTGTCGGTTTCATTATCCATGCTGTTTTATCTTGTTTTTGCACTGTGTTATAAAGACTATAGAATTTATTTTTTAATTCAAATACCTTATTTTTTAGCGGCAATCTTTGATATCAGTTGGTTGTTTCAGGGAATTGAAAAGTTTAAGTATGTTGCACTCAGAAACATTTGTGTAAAGTTGCTAAGTTTGGCATTAATCTTTTTACTTGTAAAAACTAAAAATGATTTGCCAGTTTACATTATGCTACTTTGCATTTCACAATTTACTGGAAATATAACAATGTGGATGCATCTAAGAAAATATGTGTATGTAAGCAAAGTGGCAGTTCGTGATTTAAAGAAGCACATTAAACCTACATTTATGTATTTTGTGCCAACAATTTCATATCAGATTCATTCTGTTCTTGATAAAGCCATGTTAGGTGTTCTTTATCAAGATAACGCAGAAAATGGTTATTATGAGCAAGCACATAAAATTGTAAATATGGCAACTATGGTAATTAGCTCATATAATATAGTAATGCGCTCTAGAATGACAGCACTTTTTGTGCAGAAAAAGAAAAAGGAATTTGAAGTGAATTTTAATAATTCATTGCATTTTATTTCGATGCTAGTTTTTCCAATGTCGTTTGGTATGGCAGGAATTGCAGCGAATCTTGTTCCGTGGTTTTTAGGAATAGAGTATGGAAAGGTGACCACATTACTGTTGATTTTTTGCCCGATGTTCATAATACAGGGATTGAGAACATGCATTGGGTATAATATTATTACTCCAACTGGTATGCAGAGCAAAGGAAATATCGTGCAAGTAACTTCTGCTATAACAAATGTGTTTTTGAATGCAATGCTTATTCCAAAATATGGTGCGATTGGTGCAACGGTTGCTTCGGTTGCGG is a genomic window of Qingrenia yutianensis containing:
- a CDS encoding flippase encodes the protein MNKDGIKKNYIYNLTYQILNLILPLVTTPYISKVLGPGNIGIYSYTYSFVSTFVMVGSLGIATYGQREIASVNDDKEEYSHRFWEIQVVKMLSVSLSMLFYLVFALCYKDYRIYFLIQIPYFLAAIFDISWLFQGIEKFKYVALRNICVKLLSLALIFLLVKTKNDLPVYIMLLCISQFTGNITMWMHLRKYVYVSKVAVRDLKKHIKPTFMYFVPTISYQIHSVLDKAMLGVLYQDNAENGYYEQAHKIVNMATMVISSYNIVMRSRMTALFVQKKKKEFEVNFNNSLHFISMLVFPMSFGMAGIAANLVPWFLGIEYGKVTTLLLIFCPMFIIQGLRTCIGYNIITPTGMQSKGNIVQVTSAITNVFLNAMLIPKYGAIGATVASVAAEGVVLIGYLHYTKEYVRLKNVIYVGYKYLAASLVMFFALSVLSNKFDANILDTFGLIMLGGIIYFVVLLLFRDEFFVTKMQQCIDRMLKRTRKQC
- a CDS encoding Coenzyme F420 hydrogenase/dehydrogenase, beta subunit C-terminal domain — encoded protein: VEFINKKRFGWKAHKESVWINGKEYDNVIFTHLFRDHNILRPACYECPYKSIEHPGDITIGDAWGIDKVNPEFNDNKGVSLVLINSDKGKCLLQKTYNDIDKIEINVCDYIQTPLIRPYEKPCTREKFWKQYKNKGFSYIVSNYVELSWQKKIIRKFLKYTTRKKYE
- a CDS encoding NADH-quinone oxidoreductase subunit I, producing MNEKSIVNNHNQRKKKIPNLYTKKSDCCGCSACYAICPVQAIHMEFDGEGFLYPLIDEHKCIGCYQCLKVCAYKKDKKAKFKRGLDE